One region of Bactrocera neohumeralis isolate Rockhampton chromosome 5, APGP_CSIRO_Bneo_wtdbg2-racon-allhic-juicebox.fasta_v2, whole genome shotgun sequence genomic DNA includes:
- the LOC126760094 gene encoding uncharacterized protein LOC126760094, with protein sequence MRLQGNKRQKLKQQQQQQCSNKSKHNNENEVDAAINRQQRGNKNSQQREQPQQVKQFIERQPSIERVRRERTRFAVEAAAAKLRETTLAERRHTAKPTVNQLSTTRSGHHTRTVAAPSHFPQPLLYTVPRFLILFVLCCTMPPQAHGDWLMDCGDCLCKWQSGKKTADCKNLTLNAVPENLSNEVQVLDLSFNRVAILEQNAFLNADLHNLHKLFMRNASLQQIDPRTFTQLEILIEVDLSNNLLRNLQANVFARLVKVRAIVLNGNLLETLSDGVFQNLKYLHKVELKHNRLMRIGQQAFNNVPLLSQIYLDGNRLSFLRKESFESLKRLTALSLDSNPWNCTCELQIFRDFVLKRNLYTPPTACYYPIHLRGMLWVEDQPEAFACKPRIIFPARGASISTSKENVTLVCRVHASPNTHITWDYNRQQYRSSTSNIAGNGVNTVTTNSGASCCANGQAQRLHIELLRDEQSKEKEFGRDVFISRLTIVAAEKSDEGTYTCAAENAGGKDAVQINLLVQRPSPRELLLQGNLVVVVSLMALGLLGVSVFLALVTCCIYKRFKAMSPTSHRHHHHHLDGADQLTPGMDGQHTTTTTVTGGTDVVLGLDDTVGSYKHHLQKKNANGDVVEGKGGGGGGVGSGKYSEVIKHGVTVMDNGGVLSGAGGRNVGVDGTGAHRSGPHADKMYLERGNDDTLHIKYPHGPSAADINRLLNATSTTTLDMTVGGKGAHAGVGGGKWRTEVQITEGQLGGGGRAGEYQPDLLPAYSTHKAVNNSCSNSNINGHANSAVSNQQQGQLYSPIKATRTINLHDDQQMSQQQHQQQQPIVAKSKYNINAQEYLQSRYGAASKPHEKTLRRGDVIAVATTSIALTTTGSMPTTTVSASSGVAPQAESGFSTLQRHSKSVALPPRTPTDTHAVTAAVSSSSTGYGYEYRQPPPPPYNSAHRTASGLQLLQRRTSINSEPNNEQTSATKDLGYRETIGGSNYGGGGGVGMGDGARQTIVTASSSLQFLTTTGYGGNAAPQRQLL encoded by the exons ATGCGTTTGCAGGGCAATAAACgccaaaaactaaaacaacagcaacaacaacaatgcagcaATAAAAGTAAACACAACAACGAAAACGAAGTCGACGCAGCGATAAATCGCCAGCAAAGAGGTAATAAAAACAGCCAGCAAAGAGAGCAACCACAGCAAGTCAAGCAATTCATTGAACGGCAGCCAAGTATTGAACGTGTGAGAAGGGAAAGGACGCGCTTTGCGGTAGAAGCAGCTGCAGCTAAACTAAGAGAAACTACTTTGGCAGAGCGAAGACACACAGCGAAGCCCACAGTAAACCAACTTTCTACAACTCGGAGTGGTCACCACACACGCACTGTTGCGGCGCCATCACACTTTCCACAGCCGCTGCTGTACACCGTTCCTCGATTCCTCATACTCTTCGTGCTTTGCTGCACGATGCCGCCGCAAGCGCATGGCGACTGGTTGATGGACTGTGGCGACTGCCTGTGTAAATGGCAGTCGGGCAAAAAGACCGCCGATTGTAAGAATCTTACGTTGAACGCCGTGCCGGAGAACCTGAGCAATGAGGTGCAGGTGCTGGATCTCTCCTTCAATCGTGTTGCCATACTGGAGCAGAATGCCTTTCTCAACGCTGACTTGCATAATCTACACAAGCTCTTCATGCGTAACGCATCGCTGCAACAAATCGACCCGCGCACGTTTACCCAACTCGAGATCTTGATCGAAGTGGACCTCTCCAATAATTTATTGCGTAATCTGCAAGCGAATGTCTTTGCGCGACTGGTGAAAGTGCGCGCAATTGTGCTGAATGGTAATCTCTTGGAGACGCTCTCTGATGGTGTCTTCCAGAACCTCAAGTACCTGCATAAGGTCGAGCTGAAACACAATCGGCTGATGCGTATTGGACAGCAGGCGTTCAACAATGTACCGCTCCTATCGCAGATCTACTTGGATGGCAATCGTCTGAGCTTTCTGCGTAAGGAGTCTTTCGAATCGCTCAAACGACTGACAGCGCTATCACTCGATTCGAATCCGTGGAACTGCACCTGCGAACTGCAAATATTCCGTGACTTTGTGCTGAAACGCAATCTCTACACACCGCCGACGGCCTGTTATTACCCCATACACCTGCGTGGCATGTTGTGGGTCGAAGATCAGCCCGAGGCTTTTGCGTGTAAACCACGCATCATATTTCCGGCACGCGGTGCTTCCATCAGCACGTCGAAGGAGAATGTAACGCTGGTGTGTCGCGTGCATGCGTCGCCGAATACACACATAACCTGGGACTACAACCGCCAACAATATCGTTCGTCCACCAGTAATATTGCCGGCAACGGCGTTAATACAGTCACCACCAACAGCGGCGCTAGTTGTTGCGCCAACGGCCAGGCGCAGCGTCTGCATATAGAACTGCTGCGCGATGAGCAATCGAAGGAGAAGGAGTTCGGACGTGATGTATTCATATCGCGTCTTACCATTGTGGCGGCTGAAAAGAGTGATGAAGGTACGTACACGTGCGCTGCGGAGAATGCCGGTGGCAAGGATGCAGTGCAAATTAATCTGTTGGTGCAACGGCCGAGTCCGCGCGAGCTGCTGTTGCAAGGCAATTTAGTCGTTGTTGTTTCACTGATGGCGCTTGGCCTGCTCGGCGTATCCGTGTTTCTCGCGCTCGTCACTTGCTGCATTTATAAGCGCTTTAAGGCAATGAGTCCCACAAGTCATcggcatcatcatcatcatcttgATGGCGCAGACCAATTGACGCCCGGCATGGATGGTCAGCATACGACGACGACTACGGTGACCGGTGGCACTGATGTGGTGCTCGGCCTGGATGATACAGTAGGTAGTTATAAACATCATTTGCAGAAGAAGAATGCGAATGGTGATGTAGTTGAAGGAaaaggtggtggtggtggtggcgtaGGTAGTGGCAAATACTCGGAGGTGATAAAACATGGCGTGACTGTGATGGATAATGGCGGCGTGCTGTCAGGCGCCGGCGGCCGTAATGTTGGAGTGGATGGCACTGGTGCGCACAGAAGTGGCCCACATGCGGACAAAATGTACTTGGAGCGAGGCAATGACG ATACGCTCCACATCAAGTACCCGCATGGACCGTCCGCAGCGGATATAAATCGTCTTCTCAATGcgacatcaacaacaacactggACATGACGGTTGGCGGCAAAGGTGCGCACGCCGGTGTCGGTGGCGGCAAGTGGCGCACCGAAGTACAGATCACTGAAGGTCAACTGGGCGGCGGTGGGCGCGCCGGCGAATACCAACCTGACCTGCTGCCCGCATACAGCACCCACAAAGCCGTCAACAATAGTTGTAGCAACAGTAACATTAACGGTCATGCCAACAGTGCGGTCAGCAATCAGCAGCAAGGACAGCTTTATAGTCCGATAAAAGCAACGAGGACAATAAATCTGCACGATGACCAGCAAATGTCAcagcagcaacaccaacaacaacaacccatTGTGGCCAAGagtaaatataatatcaatGCGCAAGAGTATTTGCAGTCCAGGTATGGTGCCGCCAGCAAGCCGCACGAGAAGACATTGCGCCGCGGTGACGTGATTGCGGTGGCGACGACCAGCATCGCCCTCACCACGACCGGTTCAATGCCAACGACGACTGTTAGCGCGTCCAGTGGCGTGGCGCCGCAAGCGGAAAGTGGCTTCTCGACGCTACAACGACACAGTAAATCAGTTGCGCTGCCGCCGCGCACACCCACCGATACACATGCTGTGACAGCGGCAGTGTCGAGCAGCAGCACCGGTTATGGCTACGAGTATCGACAGCCACCGCCGCCACCTTACAATTCGGCGCATCGCACTGCGAGCGGCTTACAGCTGTTACAGCGTCGAACCAGCATCAACAGTGAGCCGAATAACGAACAAACGAGCGCGACGAAGGACCTTGGCTATCGGGAGACAATAGGCGGCAGTAATTATGGTGGTGGGGGCGGTGTTGGTATGGGCGATGGCGCACGTCAGACCATTGTGACAGCATCCTCATCACTACAATTCCTCACGACCACTGGCTACGGGGGCAATGCGGCGCCCCAACGGCAACTGCTCTGA